In the Sarcophilus harrisii chromosome 1, mSarHar1.11, whole genome shotgun sequence genome, one interval contains:
- the ARHGDIG gene encoding rho GDP-dissociation inhibitor 3 isoform X2, producing the protein MADKEGIRAVHEEDLDEVDLDYKAPEKKTLQEIQQLDQDDESLTKYKQALLGPIPEAVDPSLPNVQVTRLTLVCEQAPGPITMDLTGDLESLKNQVFVLKEGVDYKVKISFKVNKEIVCGLKYLHHTYRKGLRVDKAMYMVGSYGPRTEEYEFLTPMEEAPKGLLVRGTYRIKSFFTDDDKTDHLSWEWDLNIKKDWKD; encoded by the exons ATGGCGGACAAGGAAGGCATCCGGGCTGTCCATGAGGAAGACCTGGACGAGGTGGACTTGGACTACAAGGCCCCGGAGAAGAAGACTCTGCAGGAGATACAGCAGCTGGACCAAGATGATGAGAGTCTAACCAAGTACAAGCAGGCCCTGTTGGGGCCCATTCCTGAGGCTGTGG ATCCCAGCCTCCCCAATGTTCAGGTGACAAGGCTGACTCTGGTGTGTGAACAGGCCCCTGGACCCATCACCATGGACCTGACAG GGGACCTGGAATCTCTCAAGAACCAAGTGTTTGTGCTGAAGGAAGGCGTGGATTACAAAGTGAAGATTTCCTTTAAG GTCAACAAGGAGATTGTCTGTGGCTTGAAGTATCTGCATCATACCTACCGCAAAGGGCTCCGAG TGGACAAAGCCATGTACATGGTGGGGAGTTATGGGCCAAGGACAGAGGAGTATGAGTTTCTGACGCCCATGGAGGAAGCCCCCAAGGGTCTACTGGTTCGAGGCACCTACCGCATCAAGTCCTTCTTCACGGATGATGACAAAACAGACCATCTCTCCTGGGAGTGGGACCTCAACATAAAGAAAGACTGGAAGGACTGA
- the ARHGDIG gene encoding rho GDP-dissociation inhibitor 3 isoform X1, giving the protein MLGLDMCELGAQVLELLWLTVCARDFMADKEGIRAVHEEDLDEVDLDYKAPEKKTLQEIQQLDQDDESLTKYKQALLGPIPEAVDPSLPNVQVTRLTLVCEQAPGPITMDLTGDLESLKNQVFVLKEGVDYKVKISFKVNKEIVCGLKYLHHTYRKGLRVDKAMYMVGSYGPRTEEYEFLTPMEEAPKGLLVRGTYRIKSFFTDDDKTDHLSWEWDLNIKKDWKD; this is encoded by the exons ATGCTGGGCTTGGATATGTGCGAGCTGGGGGCGCAAGTGCTTGAGCTCCTGTGGCTGACGGTGTGCGCCAGAG ATTTCATGGCGGACAAGGAAGGCATCCGGGCTGTCCATGAGGAAGACCTGGACGAGGTGGACTTGGACTACAAGGCCCCGGAGAAGAAGACTCTGCAGGAGATACAGCAGCTGGACCAAGATGATGAGAGTCTAACCAAGTACAAGCAGGCCCTGTTGGGGCCCATTCCTGAGGCTGTGG ATCCCAGCCTCCCCAATGTTCAGGTGACAAGGCTGACTCTGGTGTGTGAACAGGCCCCTGGACCCATCACCATGGACCTGACAG GGGACCTGGAATCTCTCAAGAACCAAGTGTTTGTGCTGAAGGAAGGCGTGGATTACAAAGTGAAGATTTCCTTTAAG GTCAACAAGGAGATTGTCTGTGGCTTGAAGTATCTGCATCATACCTACCGCAAAGGGCTCCGAG TGGACAAAGCCATGTACATGGTGGGGAGTTATGGGCCAAGGACAGAGGAGTATGAGTTTCTGACGCCCATGGAGGAAGCCCCCAAGGGTCTACTGGTTCGAGGCACCTACCGCATCAAGTCCTTCTTCACGGATGATGACAAAACAGACCATCTCTCCTGGGAGTGGGACCTCAACATAAAGAAAGACTGGAAGGACTGA